Proteins encoded by one window of Culicoides brevitarsis isolate CSIRO-B50_1 chromosome 2, AGI_CSIRO_Cbre_v1, whole genome shotgun sequence:
- the LOC134828657 gene encoding inactive pancreatic lipase-related protein 1-like: protein MTTRVRNILTGFLAFLSLSASNCHILEFGPCLLQYLEPCTNNTIQFYLFTSDRPRAAPVLMSNEDPVMPKTVNATHDLKLIVHGYAGNLDFNATKSIRNAYLAKNATNILIVDWGKLAKYPCYPTAAFNTRQAGECIAKFLTGLQKNSQEFNISHVHAIGFSLGAHVVAFTSNVLKNSTGKGLSRITGLDPALPFFATTNPEWKLDETDADFVDVIHTNSGLFGKIERCGHVDFYINGGQYQPQCRRARNRPLCSHMLATEYFAESIWNSDGFWGLQCSGYLQYLIGWCQNTSSDEYEDDDEDPSPDPVALMGENTSLKARGVYYIVTNTVSPYAKGQKGLRTLLRPLIENIPVTYNQVDETQEQQEIQK, encoded by the exons atgacGACACGTGTTCGTAATATTTTAACGGGTTTTCTTGCATTTCTCTCACTTTCTGCATCAAATTGTCACATTTTGGAGTTTGGACCGTGTTTGTTGCAATATTTGGAGCCCTGCACCAACAACACGATCCAATTTTATCTGTTCACGAGTGACAGACCGCGTGCTGCGCCCGTTTTAATGAGTAACGAAGACCCGGTAATGCCAAAAACGGTAAATGCGACGCATGATTTGAAGTTGATCGTACACGGTTACGCTGgaaatttggattttaatgCGACAAAAAGCATCAGAAACGCATATTTGgcgaaaaatgcaacaaatatCCTCATTGTCGACTGGGGGAAGCTCGCAAAGTATCCTTGTTATCCCACAGCGGCTTTTAATACACGTCAAGCTGGCGAATGTATCGCAAAATTCCTTACGGGACTCCAAAAGAACAGTCAAGAGTTCAATATTTCGCATGTGCATGCAATTGGATTCAGCTTGGGAGCTCATGTCGTGGCTTTTACGAgcaatgttttgaaaaattctacaGGAAAAGGCCTTTCACGCATCACGGGACTGGATCCAGCATTGCCTTTCTTTGCAACTACCAATCCCGAATGGAAATTGGATGAAACTGACGCGGATTTTGTGGATGTGATTCATACAAATTCAGGACTTTTCGGAAAAATTGAGAGATGCGGACATGTTGACTTCTATATCAATGGCGGGCAATATCAACCACAATGCAGAAGAGCaagaa aCCGCCCCTTGTGCAGTCACATGCTCGCCACAGAATATTTCGCAGAATCAATTTGGAATTCCGACGGCTTTTGGGGTCTTCAGTGTTCGGGATACTTGCAATACCTGATAGGATGGTGCCAAAACACGAGTTCTGACGAGTAtgaggatgatgatgaagatccCAGTCCTGATCCCGTCGCTTTAATGGGAGAAAATACAAGTCTAAA GGCACGAGGCGTTTATTACATCGTCACTAACACAGTTTCCCCATATGCGAAAGGTCAAAAAGGGCTGCGAACGTTACTCAGACCTCTTATCGAGAACATTCCCGTGACTTACAACCAGGTCGACGAAACGCAAGAGCAACAAGAAATCCAAAAATGA